The Planococcus donghaensis genome contains a region encoding:
- a CDS encoding amino acid ABC transporter permease, with protein sequence MYLNSIFSDPVRMERLVDIAQSSFLPLIEATLQFTLPLSIISFILGLALAILTALARISTVKIFQIIARVYVSIIRGTPLLVQLFILFYGLPTLGITIDPFPAAVIGFSLNVGAYASEVIRAAILSIPKGQWEAAGTIGMSYTQSLRRVILPQASRVSLPPLSNTFISLVKDTSLASLILVTEMFRVAQQIAATNYEFLLLYGQAALLYWVICFALSLVQGRLENRFDRYISR encoded by the coding sequence ATGTACTTGAATAGTATTTTCTCAGACCCGGTCAGAATGGAACGGCTTGTGGATATTGCGCAATCCTCATTTCTTCCTTTGATCGAAGCAACGCTGCAATTCACTTTGCCACTATCCATTATTTCGTTTATTCTTGGATTGGCATTAGCGATTTTGACAGCATTAGCTAGAATTTCGACGGTTAAAATTTTTCAAATTATCGCTCGCGTTTATGTATCGATTATTCGAGGTACTCCTCTACTGGTTCAATTGTTTATTCTTTTTTATGGACTGCCAACACTCGGCATTACGATTGATCCATTTCCAGCAGCTGTGATCGGATTTTCATTAAACGTCGGAGCTTATGCTTCTGAAGTTATTCGAGCAGCCATCTTGTCGATACCGAAAGGTCAATGGGAAGCAGCCGGCACAATCGGCATGTCCTATACGCAGTCATTACGACGCGTGATTTTGCCGCAAGCCTCACGTGTTTCGCTTCCCCCTTTGTCAAACACGTTTATCAGCTTAGTAAAAGATACATCGCTTGCTTCGCTTATTCTCGTGACCGAAATGTTCCGAGTCGCTCAGCAAATTGCCGCAACGAATTACGAATTTTTGTTATTATACGGACAAGCAGCCTTGCTTTACTGGGTCATCTGTTTTGCCTTGTCCTTGGTTCAAGGCAGGCTGGAAAATCGTTTTGACCGGTATATTTCTAGATAA
- a CDS encoding amino acid ABC transporter ATP-binding protein, with the protein MISIKNLHKKFGNLEVLKGIDTEVQKGQAIVVIGPSGSGKTTFLRCLNTLETPTSGSVTIDEQTVDFSKPLSKKQIMAFRKQSAMVFQHYNLFPHMTALENVMEGPIIVQKQDKKRAKQKAEQLLTKVGLGEKMNDYPFQLSGGQQQRVGIARALALEPKVMLFDEPTSALDPELVGEVLQVMKELAAEGMTMVVVTHEMRFAKGVADEVLFMDEGRIIERGKPEDIFNHPKEERTQRFLSLIQETEV; encoded by the coding sequence ATGATTTCAATAAAAAATTTGCATAAAAAGTTCGGCAATCTCGAAGTATTAAAAGGCATTGATACAGAAGTTCAAAAAGGACAAGCGATTGTTGTCATTGGTCCATCAGGTTCTGGGAAAACAACCTTTCTTCGGTGTCTCAATACATTAGAGACCCCAACTTCTGGTTCGGTTACAATTGACGAACAAACAGTTGATTTTTCTAAGCCGTTGTCGAAAAAGCAAATTATGGCTTTTCGCAAACAATCAGCGATGGTGTTTCAGCATTATAATTTATTTCCTCACATGACCGCTCTTGAAAATGTGATGGAAGGCCCCATCATTGTGCAAAAACAAGACAAAAAACGAGCAAAACAAAAAGCGGAGCAATTGCTAACAAAAGTTGGGCTCGGCGAAAAGATGAACGATTATCCGTTTCAACTAAGCGGTGGTCAGCAGCAACGCGTCGGCATCGCTCGCGCTTTGGCACTTGAACCAAAAGTGATGTTATTCGATGAGCCAACCTCAGCCCTCGATCCCGAGTTAGTCGGAGAAGTATTACAAGTAATGAAAGAGCTTGCTGCTGAAGGTATGACGATGGTCGTAGTGACGCACGAAATGCGCTTTGCTAAAGGTGTCGCTGATGAAGTATTGTTTATGGACGAAGGTCGCATTATCGAACGCGGCAAACCAGAAGACATTTTCAATCACCCGAAAGAAGAACGCACTCAACGGTTCTTGAGTTTGATACAAGAAACAGAAGTTTAA
- a CDS encoding mandelate racemase/muconate lactonizing enzyme family protein: MKITKATLHAVRFPLNEPFIISYATYPDMPALIIALETDTGLVGYGEAVPDEHVTGEYFTAAYEILKEQFLPAIIGMSPFDIEAIHSKMNALMSRNPASKAAVDIACYDLMGKAVGQPVYNLIGGQATAHLDYPKVLSIEAPEIMAEKAKKAVEMGYASLKLKVGKGQAQEDVDRILAVREAVGKDMPIRVDVNQGWKSPGIAVAAIKQLEGANITWIEQPIRMGDIRGLAEIRSKTAVPIMADESIQSMEDLLEIIRLEAADVLNIKLMKCAGIFHAIQMAKAAEAAGMLCQIGSMVESSVGSAAGYHVAMSRINIESTELTGPLLFSEEIGDLKYEHPYVLLSGKPGLGIEVDQAQLDKLTEKSCVIK, encoded by the coding sequence ATGAAAATCACTAAAGCAACTTTGCACGCTGTGAGATTTCCACTCAACGAACCGTTCATCATTTCTTACGCGACTTATCCAGATATGCCTGCTTTAATTATCGCGTTGGAAACGGATACTGGGCTTGTTGGGTATGGAGAGGCAGTGCCTGATGAGCATGTCACAGGAGAATATTTCACTGCTGCCTATGAAATTTTAAAAGAACAATTTTTGCCGGCAATTATCGGGATGAGTCCTTTTGATATTGAAGCTATTCATTCAAAAATGAATGCGTTAATGTCACGAAATCCAGCATCTAAAGCAGCGGTCGACATTGCTTGTTATGACTTGATGGGGAAAGCAGTTGGACAACCCGTTTACAATTTGATTGGTGGACAAGCAACGGCTCACTTGGATTATCCGAAAGTGTTGAGCATTGAAGCGCCTGAGATTATGGCGGAAAAAGCAAAAAAAGCGGTTGAAATGGGTTATGCATCGTTAAAACTTAAAGTTGGAAAAGGACAGGCACAAGAAGATGTAGACCGAATTTTAGCTGTCCGCGAAGCAGTAGGAAAAGATATGCCGATTCGCGTTGATGTTAACCAAGGATGGAAATCACCAGGTATTGCCGTTGCAGCGATTAAGCAGCTCGAAGGAGCCAACATCACTTGGATCGAACAACCAATTCGCATGGGAGATATTCGTGGCTTAGCGGAAATTCGCTCAAAAACTGCTGTTCCGATTATGGCGGACGAAAGCATTCAATCAATGGAAGATTTACTTGAGATTATTCGTTTAGAAGCAGCTGACGTACTTAACATCAAACTTATGAAATGCGCCGGTATTTTTCATGCCATTCAAATGGCGAAAGCAGCTGAAGCGGCTGGCATGTTGTGCCAGATCGGTTCTATGGTTGAATCGTCTGTCGGTTCAGCAGCAGGTTATCATGTAGCTATGTCCCGCATTAATATCGAAAGCACCGAATTGACTGGGCCGCTTTTATTCAGCGAAGAAATTGGTGATTTAAAGTACGAACATCCATATGTTTTATTATCAGGCAAACCGGGATTAGGTATCGAAGTAGACCAAGCACAACTAGACAAACTGACAGAGAAATCATGTGTTATTAAATAG
- a CDS encoding M20 metallopeptidase family protein has protein sequence MTRTKQLDLLFEEMIEIRRYLHMNPELSHQEIATPAFIADRLEEMGVEVRRDVGGRGVVGTIRGGKPGKTIAFRADFDALPIDDQKEVVYKSTVPGVMHACGHDGHTAALLGFAKAMVAMQDDLPGTIVLIHQFGEEVSPGGAQAMIADGCLNGVDEVYGAHLQSTMDIGSVYLRDGFLQASEDVVKIVVHGSGTHGAEPHHGVDPILAASHIMVALQSIVSRNANPLKELVVTIGKFHAGDADNVISSKAVLEGTIRVFDPEIRKLASQRLRTIVENVAIALGATAEVSIEAGYDSLWNHPAETNIVRAAAASVLGADHVVEIDPVMPVEDFTYYTQAKPGAYFFVGAKMENDSLVYPHHHENFDFNEHAMLITAKVFAEIYFKAQESAVDSISGDLDSI, from the coding sequence ATGACCCGAACAAAGCAGCTTGATTTATTGTTTGAAGAGATGATTGAGATCAGAAGATATTTACATATGAATCCTGAACTATCACATCAAGAAATTGCGACTCCTGCTTTTATTGCAGACCGCTTGGAAGAAATGGGTGTGGAAGTTCGGCGCGATGTAGGTGGACGTGGTGTGGTAGGAACGATACGTGGCGGCAAACCCGGCAAAACGATTGCATTTCGCGCTGATTTTGATGCCTTGCCGATTGATGACCAAAAAGAAGTTGTTTATAAATCGACTGTTCCAGGTGTTATGCATGCGTGTGGACATGACGGTCATACAGCAGCGTTGCTTGGCTTTGCGAAAGCGATGGTCGCTATGCAAGATGACTTGCCAGGAACGATTGTGCTGATTCACCAGTTTGGCGAGGAAGTATCGCCTGGTGGTGCACAGGCCATGATTGCCGATGGTTGTTTAAATGGTGTAGATGAAGTGTATGGCGCGCATTTGCAGAGCACGATGGACATAGGTAGCGTTTATTTACGCGACGGATTTTTACAAGCTTCTGAAGATGTCGTTAAAATTGTTGTGCACGGTTCAGGAACCCATGGGGCCGAACCGCATCACGGCGTTGATCCGATTTTAGCAGCGAGCCACATTATGGTAGCTTTGCAATCGATCGTCAGCCGGAATGCAAATCCGTTAAAAGAACTTGTTGTAACGATCGGTAAGTTTCATGCAGGAGATGCGGATAACGTTATTTCGAGTAAAGCAGTGCTCGAAGGAACCATTCGTGTATTCGATCCTGAAATTCGAAAATTAGCGAGTCAGCGGCTGCGGACAATTGTGGAAAATGTGGCAATTGCCTTGGGAGCTACTGCAGAAGTTAGCATCGAAGCGGGATACGACTCGCTTTGGAATCACCCAGCCGAAACGAACATTGTTCGAGCAGCTGCAGCGAGCGTGTTAGGCGCAGATCATGTTGTGGAAATCGATCCGGTGATGCCAGTTGAAGATTTTACGTATTATACGCAAGCTAAGCCTGGTGCTTACTTTTTTGTAGGTGCGAAAATGGAAAATGATTCATTAGTTTATCCACATCACCATGAAAACTTTGATTTTAATGAGCATGCCATGTTGATAACAGCAAAAGTGTTTGCGGAGATTTATTTTAAAGCGCAAGAATCTGCCGTGGACAGTATTTCTGGTGATTTGGACAGTATTTGA
- a CDS encoding glycine C-acetyltransferase, translating into MSKKLDAFLDENLTELKEQGLYNEIDPVEGPNGAIIKVRGKDLINLSSNNYLGLATNADLKQIAKDAIDQYGVGAGAVRTINGTLDLHVKLEEKLAEFKGTEAALSYQSGFNCNMAAISAVMDKNDAILSDQLNHASIIDGCRLSKAKIIAFKHSDMEDLRMKAKEATESGLYNKVMVITDGVFSMDGDIAKLPEIVEIAKEFDLITYVDDAHGSGVTGKGKGTVKHFGLEKEIDMQMGTLSKAVGVVGGYVAGKKNLIDWLKVRSRPFLFSTAVTPGDVAAITAAVQMIIDSTELHDKLWDNGDYLKKGLDALGFDIGHSETPITPCIIGDEKLTQEFSKRLFEEGVYAKSIVFPTVPKGTGRVRNMPTAAHTKEMLDEAIATYEKVGKELGVIN; encoded by the coding sequence TTGTCAAAAAAATTAGATGCATTTTTAGATGAAAACTTAACAGAATTAAAAGAGCAAGGTCTTTATAACGAAATCGACCCAGTGGAAGGACCAAACGGCGCGATCATCAAAGTGCGCGGCAAAGACTTAATCAACCTTTCTTCAAATAACTATTTAGGTCTAGCAACAAACGCAGACTTGAAACAAATTGCGAAAGACGCAATCGATCAATACGGTGTTGGAGCAGGTGCCGTTCGTACAATTAACGGTACACTTGACTTACACGTGAAGTTAGAAGAAAAGCTTGCGGAATTTAAAGGAACAGAAGCGGCATTATCTTACCAATCAGGTTTTAACTGCAACATGGCCGCCATTTCAGCGGTAATGGATAAAAACGACGCGATTCTTTCGGATCAGTTAAATCATGCATCAATCATTGATGGCTGCCGCTTGTCAAAAGCGAAAATTATCGCTTTTAAACATTCGGACATGGAAGATCTTCGCATGAAAGCAAAAGAAGCAACAGAATCAGGACTTTACAATAAAGTAATGGTCATTACAGATGGCGTCTTCTCGATGGATGGCGATATTGCCAAACTTCCAGAAATCGTTGAAATCGCAAAAGAGTTTGACTTGATTACGTATGTGGATGATGCACACGGATCAGGCGTAACAGGGAAAGGGAAAGGAACTGTAAAACATTTCGGTCTTGAAAAAGAAATCGATATGCAAATGGGCACGTTGTCTAAAGCAGTCGGGGTTGTTGGCGGTTATGTAGCCGGCAAGAAAAACTTGATCGACTGGTTGAAAGTTCGTTCACGTCCATTCTTATTCTCAACAGCGGTAACTCCGGGAGACGTTGCAGCGATTACAGCAGCTGTTCAAATGATTATTGATTCAACAGAATTGCATGACAAGTTATGGGACAATGGCGACTACTTGAAAAAAGGTCTAGACGCTTTAGGCTTTGACATTGGTCATTCAGAAACGCCAATCACACCTTGCATCATCGGCGATGAGAAGCTGACACAAGAATTCTCGAAACGTTTGTTTGAAGAAGGCGTATATGCAAAATCAATCGTCTTCCCAACGGTTCCAAAAGGCACTGGCCGCGTACGCAACATGCCAACAGCGGCTCACACGAAAGAAATGTTAGATGAAGCCATCGCGACTTACGAAAAAGTCGGTAAAGAATTAGGCGTTATCAACTAA
- a CDS encoding immune inhibitor A domain-containing protein, whose translation MKNSKWVSILSASALTLSLMAPAAIAAPSETVPSINDWNSERYGERIDIDGNLNKLSQDADFQKEAEKKIKAQADEVGNGEADAEADGTFTYDGGTKKFLNRNLSFKDFTLRSIGDNVEIWVANDLSYGPNNPKPADVVTQAQVDKLRDEFDSNIYPTATEFFGTPESLDGSNSPLPGLVGLPDDYYEGSDKIIMLVDNVQDEGWDNPSYPFFVAGFFWQTIENYIDRNIVTIDTNSWDTRLESTFFGTTIHELQHLIQADNDGAEESWLNEGMSTFSEYLGGYGHGEGSINFYLDHPENSLVNWDEHGTAATGPETIADYGQVYLFMLYMYDKFGKEFVRELATDGTSQGIVSVEKVLRDNATGKTFTEVYQNFMTALTLDNSNVSSDYNFDSINLRELPVGKEGAVRGKTVDFEKAKTFEKEGVPAWGGDFKEFNFGKDVRGLEFDGVDFLPLQWKTIADPKGSGEQVLHANNGDEADQALIFGATVPDTNATLTFDHFYDIEEQWDYGMVQVSTDNGDTWTSLENENTRSDVVEEGYPTIKENVPGFTGTNGDWTTETFDLSTYAGQDVLVSFRNLTDWGYNETGWFLKDIQLGNFSADGTSTDPFQSLGQLKGEYVNFTTTFIQTKKNGKERVFHVDPYNVTDKQALDLQQVLREGNVKMITSYAAEEGQREAKEFTYEVQYKTKNPKAEK comes from the coding sequence ATGAAAAACAGCAAATGGGTATCAATTTTATCAGCTAGTGCTTTAACCTTATCTTTAATGGCACCAGCAGCAATAGCGGCACCAAGCGAGACCGTACCATCCATAAATGATTGGAACAGCGAAAGGTACGGAGAACGAATTGATATTGATGGCAACCTGAATAAACTGTCACAAGATGCCGACTTCCAAAAAGAAGCGGAGAAAAAGATAAAAGCGCAAGCCGATGAAGTAGGAAACGGAGAAGCAGATGCCGAGGCCGATGGTACATTTACATACGATGGCGGCACGAAAAAGTTTTTGAATCGCAACTTATCTTTTAAAGATTTCACACTTAGAAGTATTGGGGACAATGTAGAAATTTGGGTAGCGAATGACTTGTCATACGGTCCAAACAATCCAAAACCGGCTGACGTCGTTACACAAGCACAAGTAGATAAACTGCGCGACGAATTCGACAGCAATATTTATCCGACAGCAACTGAGTTTTTTGGGACACCTGAGTCACTGGACGGATCAAATTCGCCACTTCCTGGTCTGGTTGGTCTGCCTGATGATTATTACGAGGGTTCTGACAAAATTATTATGCTTGTTGACAATGTGCAAGATGAAGGTTGGGATAATCCAAGTTATCCATTTTTCGTTGCCGGCTTCTTTTGGCAAACCATTGAAAACTACATCGATCGCAACATTGTTACAATCGATACAAATTCGTGGGACACACGTTTAGAAAGCACGTTCTTCGGGACAACGATTCATGAGTTGCAACATTTAATCCAAGCGGATAATGACGGTGCAGAAGAAAGTTGGCTAAATGAAGGCATGTCGACTTTCTCTGAATACCTTGGCGGTTATGGTCACGGGGAAGGATCAATCAATTTTTATTTAGATCACCCAGAAAATTCACTAGTAAATTGGGATGAGCACGGTACAGCGGCAACAGGACCAGAAACAATTGCAGACTATGGTCAAGTCTACTTGTTTATGCTTTATATGTACGATAAGTTCGGCAAAGAGTTTGTTCGTGAATTGGCAACAGACGGTACCAGCCAAGGAATCGTTAGTGTTGAAAAAGTATTGAGAGATAACGCTACCGGCAAAACATTTACGGAAGTGTATCAAAACTTTATGACAGCTTTGACATTAGATAATTCAAATGTCAGCAGCGATTACAACTTTGATAGCATTAACTTGAGAGAACTACCAGTCGGCAAAGAGGGAGCAGTAAGAGGAAAGACAGTAGACTTTGAAAAAGCAAAAACGTTTGAAAAAGAAGGCGTTCCGGCATGGGGTGGGGACTTTAAAGAGTTTAACTTTGGCAAAGACGTTCGTGGATTAGAATTTGACGGCGTTGACTTCCTGCCATTGCAGTGGAAAACAATAGCAGATCCTAAAGGTTCTGGAGAACAAGTCTTGCATGCTAATAATGGTGATGAAGCAGATCAAGCATTAATCTTTGGTGCCACGGTTCCTGATACTAACGCAACATTAACGTTTGATCACTTCTACGATATTGAAGAACAGTGGGATTACGGGATGGTTCAAGTATCAACAGACAATGGCGATACGTGGACTTCTCTTGAAAATGAAAACACACGCAGTGACGTAGTTGAAGAAGGTTACCCGACCATCAAAGAAAACGTTCCTGGATTTACAGGCACGAATGGTGATTGGACAACTGAAACCTTTGATTTATCAACATATGCAGGGCAAGATGTTTTAGTTTCATTCCGTAACTTAACGGACTGGGGTTATAATGAGACAGGCTGGTTCCTGAAAGATATTCAACTAGGCAATTTCTCAGCGGATGGCACATCAACAGATCCGTTCCAATCACTGGGCCAATTAAAAGGAGAGTACGTAAACTTTACAACAACATTTATCCAAACAAAGAAAAATGGCAAAGAACGTGTTTTCCATGTAGATCCATATAACGTGACAGATAAACAAGCACTCGATTTACAACAAGTTCTGCGCGAAGGCAATGTGAAAATGATTACATCATATGCTGCAGAAGAAGGGCAACGAGAAGCGAAAGAATTCACATATGAAGTGCAGTACAAAACAAAAAATCCAAAAGCAGAAAAATAA
- a CDS encoding bifunctional cystathionine gamma-lyase/homocysteine desulfhydrase yields the protein MKPKTRLIHGGIFGDEATGAVSTPIYQVSTYKQEAVGKFKGYEYSRTGNPTRHALEELIADVEFGHAGFAFGSGMAAISSVMMLFSAGDHIVLTDDVYGGTYRVINKVLNRFGLEFTFVDTGNLAEVEAAVKENTKAIFIETPTNPLLKVTDIEAVAAFAKSKNLLTIVDNTFMTPYLQNPIKLGADIVLHSATKYIGGHSDVVAGLVVVNSAELAEEVHFVQNSIGAILGPQDSWLLIRGLKTLGLRMEEANSNAQKIAEFLEGHDAVGKVIYPGLESHPGRELMQKQATGFGGMISFDVGSKEKAGELLAKLKYFTLAESLGAVESLISVPAQMTHASIPIERRAELGIVEGLVRISVGIEDVEDLIEDLEHALK from the coding sequence ATGAAACCAAAAACTAGATTAATACACGGTGGCATATTCGGAGACGAAGCAACAGGAGCCGTGTCGACACCGATTTATCAAGTGAGCACGTATAAGCAAGAAGCGGTTGGGAAATTTAAAGGCTACGAATATTCGCGCACTGGAAACCCAACACGTCATGCACTGGAAGAATTGATTGCAGATGTGGAATTCGGGCATGCTGGATTTGCATTTGGCTCAGGAATGGCTGCCATTTCATCTGTGATGATGCTGTTTTCAGCAGGGGACCATATCGTGTTAACAGATGATGTGTACGGTGGAACTTATCGTGTGATCAACAAAGTATTAAACCGCTTTGGCTTAGAATTTACTTTTGTGGATACTGGAAACTTAGCGGAAGTAGAAGCAGCTGTAAAAGAAAACACAAAAGCGATTTTCATTGAAACGCCGACCAATCCTTTGCTAAAAGTAACAGATATCGAAGCCGTTGCAGCTTTCGCGAAATCGAAAAACTTGCTAACGATTGTAGATAACACATTCATGACGCCTTATTTGCAAAACCCAATTAAGTTAGGGGCAGATATTGTCTTGCATAGTGCGACAAAATACATTGGTGGACATAGTGATGTTGTGGCGGGACTGGTTGTTGTTAATTCAGCGGAGCTTGCAGAAGAAGTTCACTTTGTACAAAATTCGATTGGCGCAATTTTAGGACCGCAAGATTCTTGGCTACTGATTCGTGGATTGAAAACCTTGGGGTTGCGCATGGAAGAAGCCAATTCCAATGCACAAAAAATTGCGGAATTTCTCGAAGGGCACGATGCTGTTGGGAAAGTTATTTACCCAGGACTCGAAAGTCATCCGGGCCGCGAATTGATGCAAAAACAAGCAACTGGTTTTGGCGGCATGATTTCATTTGATGTGGGCAGCAAAGAAAAAGCTGGAGAATTACTAGCCAAACTAAAATACTTTACCTTAGCTGAAAGCTTAGGTGCAGTGGAGAGCTTGATTTCTGTCCCTGCACAAATGACACATGCATCTATTCCGATTGAACGACGCGCAGAGCTAGGAATCGTAGAAGGATTAGTTCGTATTTCAGTGGGTATTGAAGATGTAGAAGATTTAATTGAAGATCTTGAACATGCATTGAAATAA
- a CDS encoding PLP-dependent cysteine synthase family protein, with protein sequence MDYVTNIQQLIGDTPLMELTHSEIPNGCRIFAKLEYFNPGGSVKDRLGVSLIEDAEKRGVLKPGGTIIEPTAGNTGIGLAIAAIGKGYRVKFVVPEKFSQEKQGLMRALGAEVINTPTEEGIKGAIKKAEQLVKEQNAFSPSQFSNPANPETYVRTLGPELWNALDGKIDVFVAGAGSGGTFMGTARYLKSQQKEIKTVIVEPEGSILNGGPSGPHLTEGIGMEFLPEYMDKSYFEAIHTITDKEAFMAVRELAKTEGLLVGSSSGAAFVAAVREAETAKPGSHIVTVFADSSERYMSQQIYERSFEEEHQ encoded by the coding sequence ATGGATTACGTAACGAACATTCAACAATTGATTGGGGATACACCTTTAATGGAATTAACACATAGTGAAATTCCAAACGGCTGCCGTATCTTCGCCAAGCTTGAATATTTTAATCCTGGGGGGAGTGTGAAAGACCGTTTAGGCGTTTCGCTTATAGAAGATGCCGAGAAACGGGGCGTCCTCAAACCAGGTGGCACCATAATCGAACCAACTGCCGGCAATACCGGCATTGGTTTAGCAATCGCAGCAATCGGCAAAGGCTATCGTGTGAAATTTGTCGTACCAGAAAAGTTCAGCCAAGAAAAACAAGGTTTGATGCGTGCGTTAGGTGCAGAAGTTATTAATACCCCGACAGAAGAAGGGATTAAAGGCGCGATTAAAAAAGCCGAACAATTGGTGAAAGAACAAAATGCATTTTCTCCTTCTCAATTTTCCAACCCGGCCAATCCGGAAACGTATGTCCGGACACTTGGCCCTGAACTATGGAATGCATTAGACGGAAAAATTGACGTCTTTGTTGCGGGGGCAGGATCAGGTGGAACTTTCATGGGCACCGCTCGCTATTTAAAGTCTCAACAAAAAGAAATTAAAACGGTCATTGTGGAACCTGAAGGCTCGATATTAAACGGCGGACCCTCAGGACCTCATTTGACCGAAGGCATCGGCATGGAATTTTTGCCGGAGTACATGGATAAAAGCTATTTTGAAGCGATCCATACGATTACCGATAAAGAAGCATTTATGGCGGTTCGGGAACTAGCGAAAACAGAAGGCTTGTTAGTCGGCAGTTCGTCAGGAGCAGCGTTTGTAGCGGCGGTACGTGAAGCCGAGACGGCGAAACCCGGCAGTCATATTGTAACGGTATTCGCAGATTCAAGTGAACGCTATATGAGTCAACAAATTTACGAAAGAAGTTTTGAGGAGGAACACCAATGA
- a CDS encoding S-ribosylhomocysteine lyase, translated as MKKMNVESFNLDHTKVAAPYVRLAGEKTGVKGDTIRKYDIRFKQPNKEHMDMPGLHSLEHMMAEHSRNHSDDIVDIGPMGCQTGFYLSVINLDDYDEILRILENTLKDVIEADEVPACNEVQCGWAASHSLEGAKELAREMLAKKDQWTQVFAETAN; from the coding sequence ATGAAAAAAATGAATGTTGAAAGCTTTAACTTAGATCACACAAAAGTGGCAGCACCGTATGTCCGTTTAGCGGGAGAAAAAACAGGAGTTAAAGGCGATACTATCCGCAAATACGATATCCGATTCAAGCAACCAAACAAAGAGCATATGGACATGCCAGGTCTTCATTCTCTTGAACACATGATGGCTGAACATAGTCGCAATCATTCAGATGATATTGTCGATATCGGGCCAATGGGGTGCCAAACAGGATTTTACTTGTCTGTTATAAATCTTGATGATTACGATGAAATCCTACGTATTTTAGAAAATACATTAAAAGACGTCATCGAAGCGGACGAAGTGCCAGCGTGTAATGAAGTGCAATGCGGTTGGGCTGCGAGTCATAGCTTAGAGGGCGCGAAAGAGTTGGCACGTGAAATGTTAGCGAAAAAAGATCAATGGACTCAAGTATTCGCGGAAACAGCAAACTAA
- a CDS encoding class I SAM-dependent DNA methyltransferase, which yields MGREFVEIFDEWVHTYDESVNGNDEEYRDVFLKYNEILQAVAEAAIGPVIEFGVGTGNLAEKLLEQGFQVVGIEPNQAMRQVTAQKMPNLTVIDGDFLEFETPISAQSFVSSYAFHHLTDAEKARAFQIYAEKLPSGGKVIFADTVFDTEQSKQEMIAFEQARGHFNLVEDLNREYYTTIPKLKELIIKAGFTVNLSKMNNYVFLIEATKI from the coding sequence ATGGGGCGTGAATTTGTAGAGATATTTGATGAGTGGGTCCACACCTATGATGAATCAGTGAATGGCAATGATGAAGAGTATAGAGACGTTTTCTTAAAATATAATGAAATCTTACAAGCAGTAGCAGAGGCAGCGATTGGGCCTGTGATCGAATTTGGCGTGGGTACTGGCAATCTAGCTGAAAAACTACTAGAACAGGGTTTCCAAGTAGTTGGTATCGAACCAAATCAAGCAATGCGACAAGTCACTGCACAAAAAATGCCGAATTTAACAGTCATAGACGGAGATTTTTTGGAATTTGAAACACCAATTTCGGCGCAAAGTTTTGTAAGTTCATATGCGTTTCATCATCTAACCGATGCAGAAAAAGCGCGTGCGTTTCAAATTTACGCCGAAAAATTGCCATCTGGCGGTAAAGTGATTTTTGCGGATACCGTGTTTGATACAGAACAAAGCAAACAAGAAATGATTGCTTTTGAACAAGCAAGAGGACATTTTAATTTAGTGGAAGATTTGAACCGCGAATACTATACGACGATTCCGAAATTAAAAGAGTTAATCATAAAAGCAGGGTTTACCGTAAACTTGTCGAAGATGAACAACTACGTCTTTTTGATAGAAGCAACTAAAATATAA